Sequence from the Corallococcus soli genome:
CGTGAGGCTGGCGGGGCTGCACCGCTTCTCCGAACGGACGCTGGAGGCGCACCTCTTCGCCACCGGGCGCGGGGGCTACAACGTCGGTGACGAGGGCTCCTCGGTGCCGATGTCTCCGGGAGGCAGCTACAGCAAGGGGCGCGTGGCCCTGGGCTTCCCCCTGTCGCACCGCAAGAAGGTGCACGTGATGGCCACGGCGGAGTTCCGCAGCGTGCCGACCCCGGAGTCCTGAGCGGGGCCGGCCCGCCGCGCCTCAGGTCGCGGGCGTGTGCTGGAGCACCAGCGCTTCCAGCCGCTGCAGCGCCTTGTCCAGCGTCTCCCATGAGGGGCCGAAGGACAGGCGCACGTAGCTGCGGAAGCGCGAGGCCCGGGCGCGGCGCTTGCCCGGGTTCACGTCGAAGAACTCGCCGGGCACGGTGATGATCTTCTGCTCCAGCGCGGCGCGGAAGAAGGCCATGCCGTCGTTGAGCGGCGCGGGCAGCCCGGACAGGTTGCCCCAGACGTAGAACGTCCCGTCCGGCGCCCGGTCCGTGCGGATGCCCAGCCGCTCCAGCCGGGAGTGGAACTTGTCGCGCTTCTCCCGGAAGGTGGCGTGGATGGCGCGCGTCTCCGCCACCACCGTGTCCTCCTGGAGCAGCGGAATCGCCGCGCGCTGCAGGGGCCGGCTGCCGCCGCCGTCCAGGAAGCTGCCCGCGCTCGACACCGTGTCGATGACCTGCTTGGGCCCCACCGTCCACGTCATGCGCCAGCCCGGGTAGCGCCAGTTCTTGGTGAGCCCGTCGAAGAGCACCACCGGGTCGCGGTTCACGTCCTCCACGTACCGCGCGGCGCTCTCCACCGGCAGCACGCCCGGACGGCCCGTCCAGATGTAGTGCGAATAGAACTCGTCGATGAGCAGCGAGCACTCCAGCTCGCGCGCGACGCCCACCCACCGCGCCAGCTCGTCGCCCTGCACCAGCTTGCCGGTGGGGTTGCACGGGTTGGAGAAGAGCAGGGCGGACAGGCCGCGCCCCTGGATTTCGCGGCGCAGGTCGTCGTGGGTGAAGGCGTAGCCGCGCTCACCCTCCAGCAGGATGGGGATGGCGGTGAACGCCTTGAAGACGTCCAGCAGCTCCTCATACGCGGTGTAGTCGGGCAGGAAGTGGCCCAGGTTCACGCTGCCCAGGCTGGCCGCGGCGCGGGTGAGGGCCGCGCGGCCTCCGCCGGACAGGCACACGTTCTCCGCGCTGTACTGGCCAGGCATCCCCTTGCGGTAGAGGCGGTTGTAGAGGCTGGCGATGGCCTCCCGCACCTCCCACAGGCCCGCGACGGGGGCGTACTCCTGGTCCGCCATGTCCACCGTCACCTGGCCCACGCGGGGCGGGGCCCCGGGCAGGTCGCCCGTCTCCGGCTGCCCCTGGCCCAGGTTGCACCAGTCCGGGTCGCCGGGACGGTAGCCGCGGCGGGTGGCCTCGGCGGTGACGAAGATGACGCCCGTGCGGGGCACGGTGCGGAACGCATGCAGGGGGACGCTGTCGCTCACGGGTGGGCACGCTAGCGCGCCCCCACTCGCGGCGCAGCCTTTCCGCTCCAGCCCCACCGTGTCCGTGGCGTGGGACGGAAACAAAGCGCCCCCCGGTGTCTCCACCGGAGGGCGCCAAGTGCTTCACGTCAAACGGTGCAGCGGGCCACCTCTACGACTCCAGGCCCACCGCCGCCGCGTGGATGACGCTGGCGATGCGAACCGCGTCGTGCACGTGCTCCTCGGAGAGGCCGCCATCCAGCACGACCTTCTCGTGGGACTGGATGCACATCTCGCAGCCGTTGATGGCGCTGACCGCGAGGCAGACCAGCTCGAAGTCCACCTTGTTCGTCAGCACCTGCGCCAGCCGGTTCATCCGCAGTCCCGCCCGCTTGGTCGCGTACGACTCCTTCCCGATCATGTGGCGGAAGCGGTAGTAGACGTTGTTCATCGCCATCAGCGAGGCCGCCGCACGCGCGTCCTCGATGACCGGCCCGGACTTCTCACCCAGCGCCTGCTTCGCCTCGTTCAGCATCGCCTCCTTCAGCCGGTCGTTCCGGACGGCGAAGGCGCATGCCACGGCCGTACCCCAACGCTGCTCCGGGGTGAGGGTCGTGCTCTCCAGGACGGCGGAGAGGTTGAGGCGGGTGTCCTTGTGGGCGTCCGCGAGTTCGCTGCGGACGACTTCGAGCGAGGCCATGGTGGGTTACCCCGCCTTCTGCAGCTTCGTGGTGAGCGTCTCCTCACCCTTCTGCCAGTTGCACGGGCACAGCTCGTCCGTCTGGAGCGCGTCCAGCGTGCGGACGGTCTCCTTGACGTTGCGGCCCACGGACAGGTCGTTCACGGACACGTGGCGGATGATGCCCTCGGGGTCCGCGATGAACGTGGCGCGCAGGGCCACGCCCTCTTCCTTGTGGAGGATGCCCAGCGCGCCGGACAGCTCACGCTTGATGTCCGCCAGCATGGGGAAGGGCAGGTTCTTCAGGTCCGGGTGGTGCGTGCGCCACGCGTGGTGCACGAACTCGCTGTCGGTGGACAGGCCCAGGACGACCGCGTCGCGGTCGTTGAAGTCCTTGTTGTGCTTGCCGAACTCCGCGATCTCCGTGGGGCAGATGAACGTGAAGTCCTTCGGCCACGCGAACAGGACGGTCCACTTGCCCTTGTAGGTCTCGTTCGTGATGTCCTGGAACTCCTTGTTCTTCTCCAGGCTCACGGTGCCCTTCAGCTTGAAGTTCGGAAGCTTGTCGCCGACGGTCAGCATGGGATTCGACTCCTTGGGATGGGGGGCGGGCCATCGTGGTCCACCCCAGAGGTTGTGGTTGCTACGGTGTAAAGCAGCGGCCGTGCCAATGCCTCAACTGCTGTGATTCCAGGGGCTTGCATCAGACCCTCGAATCCGCACCGGCGGGGCGGTGCTGCCGGGAAGGTGATTAACGAAATCCCGGTGCCTTTCGCCACTGCAATTTCGGTGAGTCCTTATTATCGGTAACACATGCCGGATGAACTGATGGGGCGCCACCCGGAAGTGACGCAGGATGCTCGGGAGCTGGTCGAGCTGGCAACCACCGAAGAGGGGGTGGGGGAGCTGCTCCGTCGAGGACTGGACTGGCTGACGCGGGTGGTGCCCTTCGACCTGGCCACGCTCTTCCTCCTGAAGGAGGGGAAGCTGGAGGCCGTCGCTGCGCGCGGGCCGCTGGCCAACCAGGCGGTGCGCAAGCACTCGCTCCAGCTGTCGGACTTCCCGTCGCTGCGGCACGCGCTGGAGACGCGCCGCGCACGGGCGTTCACGGAGGAGGACCACGCGCATGGGGACGGCGACCCGTTCGACGGGGTGCTGGACCTGCCGGCGGGGCACTCGTGCATGGTGGTGCCGCTGTGCGCGGGGGAGCGGTGCTACGGGGTGCTGACGTTGGATCGCGCGGAGTGCGTCGCGTACGCGCAGCCGGTGGTGGACCTGGTGGAGGTGTACGGCCAGATGCTGGCCACGGCGCTCCAGGGCGCCGAGCAGCGGGTGGCGGTGGAGCGGCTGCACCGGCAGGACCACGAGCACGCGAAGCTCCTGGAGTCGCAGCTGGGCGGGGACTCGGAGGGCATCCTGGAGTCGTCGCTGAGCCCGGTGATGCGGGACCTGTCGCGGCGGGCGCGGCAGGTGGCGGAGACGGACACGCCGGTCCTGATCACCGGTGAGACGGGCACGGGCAAGGAGCGGCTGGCGCGGGCCATCCACCGCTGGAGCGCGCGCCGGGACCATCCCTTCGTGTCGCTCAACTGCGCGGCCATTCCGGCGGGCCTGCTGGAGAGCGAGCTGTTCGGCCACGTGAAGGGCGCCTTCACCGGGGCGAACCGCGACCGGGCGGGCCGCTTCCAGATGGCGAACGGCGGCACGCTGCTGCTGGATGAGATTGGCGAGCTGCCGGTGGAGCTCCAGGCGAAGCTGCTGCGCGCGCTCCAGGAGAAGTCCTTCGAGCCGGTGGGCAGCGACAAGACGGTGAAGGCGGACGTGCGCATCCTGGCGGCCACGCACGTGGACCTGCACCAGGCGATCGCCCAGAAGCGCTTCCGCGAGGACCTCTTCTATCGCTTGAGCGTGTTCCCGCTGCGGCTGCCGCCCCTGCGCGAGCGGCGAGAGGATTTGCCGCAGCTCACGGTGTTCCTGCTGGAGGAGCAGGCGCGGCGCATTGGCCGCAGGGGCATGCGGGTGACGGCCTCCGGGCTGTCGCGGCTGGCGGCGTACGACTGGCCGGGCAACCTGCGCGAGCTGGCGAACGCGCTGGAGCGCGCCACCATCCTGACGCAGGGCCAGGAGCTGTCGGCGAACGCGTTCGACCTGCCGGTGGGTGGGGGGCCGATGGGAGCGCGGATGGCCTCCGTGGAGGCCCCGGCGGCGCTGCCCGCCGGAGCGCCGGTGCTGACGCTGGCGGCCGTGCAGCGCGAGCACATCCTGCGGGTGCTGACGCTGACCCGGGGCCGCGTCTACGGCGAGGGCGGCGCCGCGGCGCTGCTGGGGCTCAAGCCGTCCACGTTGCAGAGCCGGATGAAGAAGCTGGGCATCGCGCGGCTGGAGGGCTTCACGGCCGAGGAGGCGTGAAGGGCCTCTTCACGCGCTCCCGGTTCCTCCCGACATGACTCGCGCGCCGGCTCAGTACCAACGGCTGTCCTCGCGGGCCTCGCGGCGGTCCTCGCGCATCTCCTGGCGGTTCTGCGACTGCTCGGAGCGCGCCAACTGCACCAGGTCCGCCATCAGCATGCGCTTGCGCGCGACGCTGCCGCTGTCCATGCGGCCATAGAGCCGCTCCAACTGCTGGGCGATGCCGCGCGTCTGTTGCAGGGCGCGGGACTCCTGGCGGGCGTCGCGCACGTCGTCGCGGCGGTCCTTGCGGTCGTCGTGGCGGTTGCCGTCGTAGCGCACCTCGCGGGTGCTGGAGCGCACCTCGCGCTTGTCCTGGGCCAGCTCGCGGTGGGATTCGTTCAGCTCCGACGCGATGTAGCCGCGCAGGTCCTGCTCCACCTGCATCAGGTCGCGTCGCGCGGAGCGGCCGCGGGCCGAGTCGTACCGGGCGAGCAGCGACTCCGCCTGCCGCAGGTCCTGGTGATCATCGCGCGTCTCCCGCTGGTTCTGTCGCAGCTCCTGCCGGTTCTGCCCCTGCTCGGTGGGCCTGCGGAAGTCGTCTGCGTGGGCCAGGGCCGGGAGGGAAAGCGCCATCGTTGCCAGCAGCCACTTCGCCATGGGGAGTCTCCTTCAAGAGCGTGTCTGCCCTGATGGACGGGGCAGGGCGCCGCGCATTCAAAGGACCCCGACTCCCCATGGGGTGCGACCCGGGCCTACGCCACCCCGAGCGCGGCCGGCGCCTGCGGCGCGGCGGGCTTCACCGGGTAGTGGGTCTCCTTGCCGAACGGCTGGTCGAACAGGCGCGGATCCGACTGGCGCGTGCGGAAGAGGTCCACGATGTAGTTCATCCGCTGATCCAACTGGCTCCAGTCGTTCGCGCCCGTGTCCTTGAGGCTGTCGGGCGAGGCGTCCATGCGCCCGAGCAGCTCGCGCAGCTTCGGGTTCTCGATGCTGCGCAGGTGCGGCGGGAAGAGGGTGTCCTCCATGCCCGCGGGCGGCGGCAGGTCGTTGCCCAGCTTGAGCGCCTCGCCAGGGACCGCGAGCTTCATCATGTGCTCGGTGGCGATGCCCCGGAACACCTCCGCCAGCTTGTCCACCAGCGGGTTGAGGACCAGGTCCACCACGCCCGTCTTGAGGGCGGCCTTGGCGGCGAGGTCCGCCGGGAAGGGCAGCGCGTCGGCGCCCGCCTCGATGCTCTTGTCGAGGATGCCGCGGAAGACCTCCTTCACGGGGGCGTTGAGCGCCTTCTCCACGAAGGACTGGAGCTGGGTCTGCTCGTGCAGGCCCACGGTGTTGTTGGCCAGCAGCATCAGCTCGGCCTTCTTGTTCGGGTCCTTCTCGAACATGGCCTGCGCGTAGTTGCCGAAGGCGTCCTTCAGGAGCGCCTTGTCCGGGGGGAAGCCGTCCAGGTACTTCTGGAGCTTGGCGGGAT
This genomic interval carries:
- a CDS encoding pyridoxal phosphate-dependent aminotransferase — protein: MSDSVPLHAFRTVPRTGVIFVTAEATRRGYRPGDPDWCNLGQGQPETGDLPGAPPRVGQVTVDMADQEYAPVAGLWEVREAIASLYNRLYRKGMPGQYSAENVCLSGGGRAALTRAAASLGSVNLGHFLPDYTAYEELLDVFKAFTAIPILLEGERGYAFTHDDLRREIQGRGLSALLFSNPCNPTGKLVQGDELARWVGVARELECSLLIDEFYSHYIWTGRPGVLPVESAARYVEDVNRDPVVLFDGLTKNWRYPGWRMTWTVGPKQVIDTVSSAGSFLDGGGSRPLQRAAIPLLQEDTVVAETRAIHATFREKRDKFHSRLERLGIRTDRAPDGTFYVWGNLSGLPAPLNDGMAFFRAALEQKIITVPGEFFDVNPGKRRARASRFRSYVRLSFGPSWETLDKALQRLEALVLQHTPAT
- a CDS encoding carboxymuconolactone decarboxylase family protein, which translates into the protein MASLEVVRSELADAHKDTRLNLSAVLESTTLTPEQRWGTAVACAFAVRNDRLKEAMLNEAKQALGEKSGPVIEDARAAASLMAMNNVYYRFRHMIGKESYATKRAGLRMNRLAQVLTNKVDFELVCLAVSAINGCEMCIQSHEKVVLDGGLSEEHVHDAVRIASVIHAAAVGLES
- a CDS encoding peroxiredoxin — its product is MLTVGDKLPNFKLKGTVSLEKNKEFQDITNETYKGKWTVLFAWPKDFTFICPTEIAEFGKHNKDFNDRDAVVLGLSTDSEFVHHAWRTHHPDLKNLPFPMLADIKRELSGALGILHKEEGVALRATFIADPEGIIRHVSVNDLSVGRNVKETVRTLDALQTDELCPCNWQKGEETLTTKLQKAG
- a CDS encoding sigma 54-interacting transcriptional regulator; amino-acid sequence: MPDELMGRHPEVTQDARELVELATTEEGVGELLRRGLDWLTRVVPFDLATLFLLKEGKLEAVAARGPLANQAVRKHSLQLSDFPSLRHALETRRARAFTEEDHAHGDGDPFDGVLDLPAGHSCMVVPLCAGERCYGVLTLDRAECVAYAQPVVDLVEVYGQMLATALQGAEQRVAVERLHRQDHEHAKLLESQLGGDSEGILESSLSPVMRDLSRRARQVAETDTPVLITGETGTGKERLARAIHRWSARRDHPFVSLNCAAIPAGLLESELFGHVKGAFTGANRDRAGRFQMANGGTLLLDEIGELPVELQAKLLRALQEKSFEPVGSDKTVKADVRILAATHVDLHQAIAQKRFREDLFYRLSVFPLRLPPLRERREDLPQLTVFLLEEQARRIGRRGMRVTASGLSRLAAYDWPGNLRELANALERATILTQGQELSANAFDLPVGGGPMGARMASVEAPAALPAGAPVLTLAAVQREHILRVLTLTRGRVYGEGGAAALLGLKPSTLQSRMKKLGIARLEGFTAEEA